The following proteins come from a genomic window of Mariniflexile sp. TRM1-10:
- the hisF gene encoding imidazole glycerol phosphate synthase subunit HisF — protein sequence MLTKRIIPCLDIKNGRTVKGVNFVDLRDAGDPVELAKQYANVGADELVFLDISATLEARATTLDMVMHVAEQVNIPFTVGGGISSVEHVDALLKCGADKVSINSSAVKRPDLVNELANKFGSQCVVVAIDAKQIDGNWKVHLAGGSIPTEIDLFEWAKEVEQRGAGEILFTSMDHDGTKNGFANEALAKLSELLNIPIIASGGAGNVQHFVDTFKEGKADAALAASVFHFGEIPIPELKKELKKHDIEVRL from the coding sequence ATGCTTACAAAACGAATTATACCGTGCTTAGACATTAAAAACGGACGCACTGTTAAAGGAGTGAACTTTGTCGATTTACGCGATGCCGGTGATCCTGTAGAGCTCGCTAAGCAATATGCGAATGTGGGTGCAGACGAATTGGTGTTTTTAGATATTTCTGCAACCTTAGAAGCGCGTGCTACAACTTTAGATATGGTCATGCATGTAGCAGAACAAGTCAATATTCCGTTTACAGTTGGGGGAGGTATTTCGTCTGTAGAACATGTAGATGCCTTATTAAAATGTGGTGCCGACAAAGTATCCATCAACTCATCGGCGGTGAAGCGTCCTGATTTGGTAAACGAACTTGCCAATAAATTTGGTAGTCAATGTGTCGTTGTCGCTATTGATGCTAAACAAATTGACGGCAATTGGAAAGTGCATTTAGCTGGAGGCAGTATCCCAACAGAAATCGATTTGTTTGAATGGGCAAAAGAAGTTGAGCAACGTGGTGCAGGTGAAATTTTATTTACCTCCATGGATCATGATGGCACAAAAAATGGATTTGCCAATGAAGCGTTAGCTAAATTATCGGAATTATTGAACATTCCAATTATTGCTTCGGGAGGCGCAGGAAATGTACAGCATTTTGTGGATACGTTTAAAGAAGGAAAAGCGGATGCAGCCTTGGCGGCAAGCGTATTTCATTTTGGTGAAATTCCTATTCCAGAATTGAAAAAAGAATTAAAAAAACACGATATAGAGGTACGACTTTAA
- the leuC gene encoding 3-isopropylmalate dehydratase large subunit → MSKTLFDKVWDSHVVRKIEGGPDVFFIDRHFIHEVTSPVAFLGLKSRGLKVLYPERTFATADHNTPTINQHLPVEDPLSANQLKALEDNSNEYGISHWGLGHQKNGIVHVVGPENGITFPGATIVCGDSHTSTHGAFGAIAFGIGTSEVEMVLSTQCIMQPKPKKMRINVNGQLGKGVTPKDVALYIISKLTTSGATGYFVEYAGDVFENMTMEGRMTVCNLSIEMGARGGMIAPDETTFNYLKDKPLSLKGDAWDTAVAHWKTLKTDADATFDKELTFLASDIEPMITYGTNPGMGMGISKNIPNAEAVEGGVATYKKSLEYMGYHENDAMIGKKIDYVFLGSCTNGRIEDFRAFASIVKGKKKADHVTAWLVPGSHEVEALIKEEGILDTLTEAGFVLRQPGCSACLAMNDDKVPAGKYAVSTSNRNFEGRQGPGSRTLLASPLVAAAAAVTGVVTDPRTLL, encoded by the coding sequence ATGAGCAAAACATTGTTTGATAAAGTATGGGATTCACATGTTGTAAGGAAAATTGAAGGTGGCCCTGATGTATTCTTTATAGACCGTCATTTTATTCACGAAGTTACAAGTCCTGTAGCATTTCTTGGATTAAAAAGTCGCGGTTTAAAAGTATTATATCCAGAACGCACCTTTGCAACTGCCGACCATAACACACCAACAATAAACCAACATTTACCAGTTGAAGATCCACTATCTGCTAACCAATTAAAAGCTTTAGAAGATAACTCAAATGAGTATGGTATTAGCCATTGGGGCCTTGGTCACCAAAAAAATGGTATTGTACACGTAGTAGGACCGGAAAATGGTATTACATTCCCAGGAGCCACTATTGTTTGTGGTGATTCGCATACATCTACTCACGGTGCTTTTGGTGCTATTGCCTTTGGTATTGGTACCTCGGAAGTTGAAATGGTGCTTTCTACACAATGTATCATGCAACCAAAACCTAAAAAAATGCGCATTAATGTTAATGGGCAATTAGGAAAAGGGGTGACGCCTAAAGATGTTGCTTTGTATATCATATCCAAATTAACCACTTCCGGAGCTACGGGCTATTTTGTAGAATATGCAGGTGATGTATTTGAAAACATGACTATGGAAGGCCGTATGACGGTTTGTAACTTATCTATCGAGATGGGTGCACGTGGTGGTATGATTGCGCCAGATGAAACAACATTCAATTACTTAAAAGATAAACCACTATCGCTTAAAGGTGATGCTTGGGATACAGCCGTAGCACATTGGAAAACCTTAAAAACCGATGCTGATGCGACGTTTGATAAAGAATTAACGTTTTTGGCAAGTGATATCGAGCCTATGATTACCTACGGAACCAATCCGGGTATGGGTATGGGTATTTCTAAAAACATTCCAAATGCAGAAGCTGTAGAAGGTGGTGTCGCAACTTATAAAAAGTCTTTGGAATATATGGGTTACCACGAAAACGATGCTATGATTGGCAAAAAAATCGACTATGTGTTTTTAGGAAGTTGTACCAATGGTAGAATTGAAGACTTTAGAGCCTTTGCATCTATTGTAAAAGGAAAGAAAAAAGCAGACCACGTTACCGCTTGGTTGGTACCTGGATCACATGAAGTGGAAGCTTTAATTAAAGAAGAGGGTATTTTAGATACCCTAACAGAAGCTGGGTTTGTATTAAGACAACCAGGTTGTTCTGCATGTTTAGCCATGAACGACGATAAAGTGCCTGCTGGAAAATACGCCGTAAGTACCTCAAACAGAAACTTTGAAGGTCGTCAAGGACCAGGTTCAAGAACATTATTAGCAAGCCCTTTAGTAGCTGCAGCAGCTGCGGTTACAGGCGTTGTTACAGACCCGAGAACTCTTTTGTAA
- a CDS encoding alpha-isopropylmalate synthase regulatory domain-containing protein, translating into MIPKRIEIMDTTLRDGEQTSGVSFSASEKLTIAKLLLEELKVDRIEIASARVSEGEFQAVKSVTNWAKENNCLDKVEVLTFVDKGISINWMIEAGAKVQNLLTKGSLNHLTYQLKKTPNQHFEEISETISLAKEKGIKTNVYLEDWSNGMRNSKDYVFEFLAFLVTQPVERIMLPDTLGVLTPTESFEFIKEIKDTYPNLHFDFHAHNDYDLGVANVMAALKAGADGLHLTVNGMGERAGNAPMASTIAVINDFMPHIKIDINEKFLYTVSKLVENFSGIMIPANKPIIGANVFTQTAGIHADGDNKKNLYFSDLMPERFGRTRKYALGKASGKANIQKNLQELGLQLNDEDLKKVTQRIIELGDKKEVVTKEDLPYIISDVLDSYSYEEKVKVNSYVLTHAKGLKPSTTVSLTINGETFEEIAQGDGQFDAFMNALRSIYISKKMVLPDLIDYAVRIPPGSHSDALCETIITWKSPEKEFKTRGLDSDQTVSAIKATEKMLNIITY; encoded by the coding sequence ATGATTCCAAAACGAATTGAAATAATGGATACGACACTACGCGACGGTGAACAAACCTCGGGTGTGTCGTTTTCTGCTTCAGAAAAACTAACCATCGCCAAACTTTTACTGGAAGAATTAAAGGTTGACCGCATTGAAATTGCTTCTGCAAGGGTTTCAGAAGGTGAGTTTCAGGCAGTAAAAAGTGTTACCAATTGGGCTAAGGAAAACAATTGTTTAGACAAGGTTGAAGTTTTGACTTTTGTTGACAAAGGCATCTCTATCAACTGGATGATTGAAGCAGGAGCAAAGGTTCAAAACTTGCTAACCAAAGGTTCATTAAATCATTTAACTTATCAGTTAAAAAAGACTCCTAATCAGCACTTTGAAGAAATATCAGAAACCATTTCTTTAGCAAAAGAAAAAGGCATAAAGACCAATGTGTATTTAGAAGATTGGAGCAACGGGATGCGCAATTCCAAAGACTATGTTTTTGAGTTTTTAGCATTTTTAGTAACACAACCTGTTGAGCGCATCATGCTTCCTGATACCTTAGGGGTTTTAACTCCTACCGAATCTTTTGAATTTATTAAAGAAATTAAGGATACATACCCTAATTTACATTTTGATTTCCATGCACATAACGATTACGACTTAGGCGTTGCCAATGTTATGGCGGCTTTAAAAGCCGGTGCCGATGGACTGCATTTAACCGTAAATGGCATGGGCGAGCGTGCAGGAAACGCACCCATGGCAAGTACCATTGCTGTTATTAACGATTTTATGCCCCATATCAAAATTGATATAAACGAAAAATTTTTATACACAGTAAGTAAATTGGTTGAGAATTTTTCGGGCATTATGATTCCTGCAAATAAACCTATTATTGGTGCTAATGTATTTACACAAACCGCAGGTATTCATGCCGATGGCGATAATAAGAAAAACCTATATTTTAGCGATTTAATGCCGGAGCGTTTTGGCAGAACCCGAAAATACGCTTTAGGAAAAGCGTCTGGGAAAGCCAACATTCAAAAGAACTTACAAGAATTAGGACTTCAACTTAACGATGAAGACTTAAAAAAAGTGACCCAACGTATTATTGAACTGGGCGATAAAAAAGAAGTTGTAACCAAAGAAGACTTGCCTTATATTATTTCTGATGTATTAGATAGTTATTCTTACGAAGAAAAAGTAAAAGTCAATTCGTATGTACTAACGCATGCCAAAGGATTAAAACCGTCAACAACAGTCTCCTTAACTATAAATGGAGAGACTTTTGAGGAAATCGCACAAGGTGACGGACAATTTGATGCCTTTATGAATGCCCTTAGAAGCATTTATATCAGTAAAAAAATGGTGTTACCGGATTTGATAGATTATGCTGTTAGAATACCTCCGGGAAGCCATTCAGACGCATTATGTGAAACTATCATTACCTGGAAAAGTCCGGAAAAGGAATTTAAAACACGTGGTTTAGACTCCGATCAAACAGTTTCTGCTATTAAAGCCACCGAAAAAATGTTGAATATTATTACCTATTAA
- a CDS encoding DUF2461 domain-containing protein produces MNPKISKETLDFFKVLEKNNDRDWFNEHKSEFKKIEKDVKTFYNAVLKSLNEHDEVDRLKMFRIYRDVRFSKDKSPYKTHFGGSFHRTKPKLRGGYYLHIQPNNESFIATGFWEPAPADLLRIRKEFEMDDTEMRAILNNRSFSNIWGTFVGDEVKSAPKGFSKDHKAIDLIKKKQYIFIKKYTDSQVLSDGFIDDVNQSFKAIRPYFNYMSDVLTTDLNGVSLI; encoded by the coding sequence ATGAATCCAAAAATTTCAAAAGAAACCTTAGACTTCTTTAAAGTATTAGAAAAAAACAATGATAGAGATTGGTTTAACGAGCATAAATCCGAATTCAAAAAAATAGAAAAGGATGTTAAAACTTTTTATAATGCGGTTTTAAAAAGCTTGAACGAACATGATGAAGTTGATAGACTTAAAATGTTTCGTATTTATCGCGATGTGCGTTTTTCAAAAGACAAATCACCTTACAAAACACATTTTGGTGGCTCATTCCATAGAACAAAACCCAAATTAAGAGGCGGCTATTATTTACATATTCAACCGAATAACGAAAGTTTTATTGCTACAGGTTTTTGGGAACCAGCTCCGGCCGATTTACTACGTATTCGTAAAGAGTTCGAAATGGACGATACCGAAATGCGGGCCATTTTAAACAATAGATCATTTAGCAATATTTGGGGAACCTTTGTTGGCGACGAGGTAAAATCAGCACCAAAAGGGTTTAGTAAAGATCATAAAGCCATCGATTTAATAAAAAAGAAACAGTACATCTTTATTAAAAAATATACCGATTCCCAAGTGTTAAGTGATGGTTTTATTGATGATGTAAACCAATCGTTTAAAGCCATTCGCCCGTATTTTAATTATATGAGTGATGTGCTAACGACCGATTTAAATGGTGTGTCCCTTATATAA
- the hisIE gene encoding bifunctional phosphoribosyl-AMP cyclohydrolase/phosphoribosyl-ATP diphosphatase HisIE yields MSNKKNTQIISPSWGELEGKLIPAIIQDATTKNVLMLGYMNEEAYQKTLETKQVTFFSRSKQRLWTKGEESGHFLNLVDIKNDCDNDTLLIQVHPVGPTCHKGTDNCWGEENKSNYGFFSTLENVIAERIANKDTSKSYVASLFSKGINKVAQKVGEEAVETVIEAMDNNDELFLYESADLLFHYLMLLQAKGFTLKDIEAELKGRHK; encoded by the coding sequence ATGTCAAATAAAAAAAATACTCAGATCATTTCTCCCTCTTGGGGGGAGCTAGAGGGGAAATTAATTCCTGCCATTATTCAAGATGCTACAACAAAGAATGTGTTGATGTTGGGTTATATGAATGAGGAAGCATATCAAAAAACCTTGGAAACAAAACAAGTCACTTTTTTTAGCAGAAGTAAGCAACGCCTTTGGACAAAAGGTGAAGAAAGTGGTCATTTTTTAAACTTGGTGGATATTAAAAACGATTGTGATAACGATACACTTTTAATCCAAGTTCATCCAGTTGGCCCCACTTGTCATAAAGGCACAGACAATTGTTGGGGTGAAGAAAACAAATCCAATTATGGTTTCTTTTCAACTTTAGAAAACGTTATTGCAGAACGTATTGCAAACAAAGACACCAGCAAATCGTATGTAGCGAGTTTGTTTTCTAAAGGGATTAACAAAGTGGCTCAGAAAGTAGGAGAGGAGGCTGTTGAAACTGTTATTGAAGCCATGGACAACAATGATGAATTATTTCTCTACGAATCGGCAGATTTACTGTTTCATTATTTAATGCTGTTACAAGCTAAAGGCTTTACTTTAAAAGATATTGAAGCTGAATTAAAAGGTAGACATAAATAA
- a CDS encoding acyl-CoA thioesterase: protein MRFHTRKWVKPEDLNANGTLFGGRLLEWIDEEAALYTIIQLENPKVVTKYISEIDFKASAKQGDIIEIGIDVVKFGKASLTLSCEVRNKMTRETIITISNIVMVNVGPDGKAKPHGKTQIEYVENRLK, encoded by the coding sequence ATGAGATTTCACACTAGAAAATGGGTAAAACCAGAAGATTTAAATGCCAACGGAACCCTATTTGGAGGCAGATTATTAGAATGGATAGACGAAGAAGCCGCTTTATATACCATTATACAACTTGAAAACCCCAAAGTGGTAACCAAGTACATTAGTGAAATAGATTTTAAGGCATCGGCTAAGCAAGGCGACATCATAGAAATAGGTATTGATGTCGTGAAATTTGGAAAAGCATCGCTAACCTTGAGTTGTGAAGTTAGAAATAAAATGACTAGAGAGACCATTATAACCATTTCTAACATTGTAATGGTTAATGTGGGGCCAGATGGAAAAGCCAAACCTCATGGAAAAACACAAATAGAATATGTAGAAAACAGATTGAAGTAA
- a CDS encoding DUF1328 domain-containing protein, which produces MLRWTITFIIIALIAGVLGFSGIAGASAGIAKIFFFIFIVLVVLSLLKGGLKKS; this is translated from the coding sequence ATGTTACGTTGGACAATCACATTTATAATTATAGCATTAATTGCTGGAGTGTTAGGTTTTTCCGGTATAGCAGGCGCATCAGCTGGTATCGCTAAAATATTTTTCTTCATATTTATTGTACTTGTCGTATTATCATTACTAAAAGGTGGTTTAAAAAAAAGTTAG
- a CDS encoding glyoxalase: MNTRQFNLKSIRPEILSSTINDNMSNDERFQNLVLRPIIKLQNDLFIEVFKNYIAKHKMVFYSYPLEKRLSYIENAVNKDIKFRNSLKGIVIGLFTVEEYLIYIQNSSALNKRMMQIVKERLISNMQLFEQSEVLKAV; encoded by the coding sequence ATGAACACACGACAATTCAACTTAAAAAGCATTCGTCCTGAAATTCTTAGTTCCACAATTAATGATAACATGAGTAATGACGAGCGTTTTCAAAATTTAGTACTGCGCCCAATAATAAAGTTACAAAATGATTTGTTTATTGAAGTTTTTAAAAACTATATTGCTAAGCATAAAATGGTGTTTTACAGTTACCCTTTAGAGAAGCGTTTATCATACATTGAAAACGCTGTAAATAAAGATATAAAATTCCGTAACTCACTAAAAGGCATTGTGATAGGTTTATTTACTGTGGAAGAATATCTCATATATATCCAAAATTCCTCGGCTTTAAATAAGCGCATGATGCAAATTGTAAAAGAACGATTAATTAGTAATATGCAACTTTTTGAACAATCAGAAGTGCTAAAAGCAGTGTAA
- the hisA gene encoding 1-(5-phosphoribosyl)-5-[(5-phosphoribosylamino)methylideneamino]imidazole-4-carboxamide isomerase produces the protein MRIIPAIDIIDGKCVRLTKGDYDTKKVYNENPLEVAKMFEDAGIQYLHLVDLDGAKAQHIVNYKVLEQISSKTNLKIDFGGGLKTNEDLHIAFNSGAKQITGGSIAVKDPHTFEGWISKYGAVKIILGADSDNGKVSISGWMEQSKEDVIPFIKAYQKKSIQYVICTDISKDGMLEGPSVDLYKQIISECTNSSNGQSIKLIASGGLSTIEELPILKKIGCEGVIIGKAIYENRITLKQLEKFV, from the coding sequence ATGAGAATTATACCAGCCATAGATATTATAGACGGAAAATGTGTAAGACTGACCAAAGGTGATTACGATACCAAAAAAGTATATAATGAAAATCCACTTGAAGTGGCTAAAATGTTTGAAGATGCAGGCATTCAGTATCTACATTTAGTCGATTTGGATGGTGCCAAAGCACAACACATTGTAAACTATAAAGTACTGGAGCAAATTTCATCAAAAACCAATCTTAAAATTGACTTTGGTGGCGGTTTAAAAACCAATGAAGATTTACATATAGCATTCAATTCTGGCGCCAAACAAATAACTGGCGGTAGTATTGCCGTTAAAGACCCGCATACATTTGAAGGGTGGATTTCTAAATATGGCGCTGTTAAAATTATTTTAGGAGCCGATAGCGATAACGGAAAAGTGTCTATAAGTGGATGGATGGAGCAAAGTAAAGAAGATGTGATTCCATTTATAAAAGCATATCAAAAGAAAAGCATCCAGTACGTGATATGTACCGATATTTCAAAAGATGGTATGCTTGAAGGGCCTTCAGTAGATTTGTACAAGCAAATTATTTCAGAATGTACCAATAGCAGTAATGGACAATCTATAAAACTAATTGCTTCTGGAGGTCTTTCAACTATTGAAGAATTGCCGATTTTAAAAAAAATAGGTTGTGAAGGTGTTATTATAGGAAAGGCCATTTATGAAAATAGAATAACACTAAAGCAATTAGAAAAATTTGTATAA
- a CDS encoding DUF72 domain-containing protein, whose product MKFGSVDNPQNIDFSLPPDHPDTQRVLNKFKDDNIPEIYVGCAKWNKADLKGFYPRGTKDELVYYSSQFNAIELNATFYRIFPAEQFASWYTKTPDGFKFFPKLNQEISHWKRLQETKEVVEHYLYNASNLKEKLGTIFLQMNDNFSPKDFDRVINFVEEWPKEIPLAMEFRHTNWYNDASIANELYQLLEANNISNIIVDSAGRRDIMHMRLTNATAFVRYVGANHLSDYSRLDDWIARLKDWKQQGVKEIDFFIHQNIEKESPLLSAYFIKKLNKELGYHLVVPNDNNSGQQTLL is encoded by the coding sequence ATGAAGTTTGGAAGTGTAGATAACCCTCAAAATATAGATTTTTCCTTACCGCCAGATCATCCAGATACCCAACGTGTTTTAAATAAGTTTAAGGATGATAACATTCCCGAAATTTATGTGGGTTGTGCCAAATGGAACAAAGCGGACTTAAAAGGATTTTACCCTAGAGGCACCAAAGATGAATTGGTATATTATTCAAGCCAATTTAACGCCATAGAATTAAATGCGACATTTTATAGGATTTTCCCCGCGGAACAATTTGCTTCTTGGTATACTAAAACTCCCGATGGATTTAAGTTTTTTCCGAAGCTAAACCAAGAAATAAGCCATTGGAAGCGCTTACAGGAAACCAAAGAAGTCGTTGAGCATTACTTGTACAACGCCTCCAATTTAAAAGAAAAATTAGGAACCATCTTTTTACAGATGAATGATAATTTCTCGCCAAAAGACTTTGATCGCGTTATTAATTTTGTTGAAGAATGGCCTAAAGAAATACCATTAGCTATGGAGTTTAGACATACCAATTGGTACAACGATGCTTCAATAGCAAACGAATTATACCAACTTTTAGAAGCCAACAATATTTCAAATATTATTGTTGATTCCGCCGGAAGACGCGATATAATGCACATGCGCTTAACCAATGCAACTGCTTTTGTGCGTTATGTGGGTGCCAACCACCTAAGTGATTATAGCCGTTTAGACGATTGGATTGCACGGTTGAAAGATTGGAAACAACAAGGCGTTAAGGAAATAGACTTTTTTATTCACCAAAACATAGAAAAGGAATCGCCTTTACTTTCAGCCTATTTTATAAAAAAGCTGAATAAGGAATTGGGATATCATTTAGTTGTTCCTAATGATAATAATAGTGGACAACAAACATTGCTTTAA
- a CDS encoding tRNA pseudouridine synthase A, protein MKKYFYVITIQYLGYRFHGWQKQPHVKTLHLMVDRTLNFILEGKPFKSLSSGRTDAMVSAECAAFELFLEEPLEDQHAFLDLFNYNLPQDIRAINIREVDAKFNIINHSKIKEYLYLFTYGEKCHPFCAPIMTTILDDLDIDLMKQGAKLFEGTHYFKSYCFKPTDHGVYNREIITCELVENTIYTANYFPEKTYILRVRGKGFMRNQIRLMMGALIDLGKGKLSLETISKSLEQDCFIKMEYIAPASGLILNKIEFS, encoded by the coding sequence ATGAAGAAGTATTTTTACGTCATTACCATTCAATATTTAGGATACCGTTTCCATGGTTGGCAAAAACAACCCCATGTAAAAACCTTGCATTTAATGGTAGATAGAACGCTAAATTTTATATTGGAAGGAAAACCTTTTAAAAGTTTAAGCTCTGGAAGAACCGATGCGATGGTTTCGGCTGAATGTGCTGCTTTTGAATTGTTTTTAGAAGAACCCTTAGAAGACCAACATGCATTTTTAGATCTTTTTAATTATAATCTACCACAAGATATTCGGGCAATAAATATTAGGGAAGTTGATGCTAAATTCAATATCATCAACCATTCAAAAATTAAGGAGTATCTATACTTATTTACGTATGGTGAAAAATGCCATCCATTTTGCGCCCCAATTATGACAACCATTCTTGATGATTTAGATATTGATTTAATGAAGCAAGGCGCTAAACTTTTTGAAGGCACCCATTATTTTAAATCGTATTGCTTCAAACCTACAGACCATGGCGTTTATAATCGAGAAATCATAACATGTGAACTGGTTGAAAACACCATTTATACGGCTAATTACTTCCCCGAAAAAACATATATACTACGCGTTCGAGGTAAAGGCTTTATGCGCAATCAAATAAGACTCATGATGGGCGCGCTTATAGATTTAGGAAAAGGAAAACTAAGCCTAGAAACCATTTCAAAGAGTTTGGAGCAAGACTGCTTTATTAAAATGGAATATATCGCTCCAGCTTCTGGTTTAATTCTTAATAAGATAGAATTCTCTTAA
- the leuD gene encoding 3-isopropylmalate dehydratase small subunit: MAYDKFNILTSTAVPLPLENVDTDQIIPARFLKATKREGFGDNLFRDWRYNNDNSPKESFVLNNPIYSGKILVGGKNFGSGSSREHAAWAVYDYGFRCVVSSFFADIFRNNCLNVGVLPVQVSPEFSEQIFNAIYDDPNTEIEVNLPNQTITILSTGAQESFDINSYKKENMLNGFDDIDYLQNIKGDIETFANGLLL, translated from the coding sequence ATGGCATACGATAAATTCAATATATTAACAAGTACAGCGGTTCCATTACCATTGGAAAATGTGGATACCGATCAAATTATACCTGCTCGTTTCTTAAAAGCAACAAAACGTGAAGGTTTTGGTGATAACTTATTCCGTGATTGGAGATATAATAACGATAATTCACCAAAAGAAAGTTTCGTTCTAAACAATCCTATTTATTCAGGAAAAATATTGGTGGGAGGCAAAAACTTTGGTTCTGGTTCTTCTAGGGAACATGCTGCTTGGGCGGTTTACGATTACGGTTTCCGTTGTGTGGTATCAAGTTTCTTTGCAGATATTTTCAGAAATAACTGTTTAAATGTGGGTGTATTACCTGTTCAAGTAAGCCCTGAATTTTCAGAGCAAATTTTCAACGCTATTTACGACGATCCAAATACAGAGATTGAAGTAAACCTACCAAATCAAACCATTACCATTCTTTCAACAGGAGCGCAAGAATCTTTTGATATCAATAGCTATAAAAAAGAAAATATGTTGAATGGTTTTGATGATATCGATTACTTGCAAAACATCAAAGGAGATATAGAAACGTTTGCAAACGGTTTACTACTGTAA